The region TCAAAAATATCTGTTAACCCATTAGCATCACCCTATAAAAAATGGAGAATATGATCACCTCCGCAATCGCCTTCGAAACCTCAATAAGCGCCACCTGCTTACCCAGACAAGCATACCTCCCCGATCCAAACACCAGATCCATAGTCCTGTTCATACTGAGGAGTTGCTCCTCCCCAGCCTCAACCCAACGATCTGGGCGGTATAGCTCGGCATCGCTCCCAAAGACGTTTGTGTCTCGATGCACTCCCCACCCGGAGTACCCGATCTGCGTACCCCCAGGCACGAATCGTCCGTCGAGGGTATCGCCATCTGGGGGGACAATCTTTTGCATGAGACCGACAACCGGGGGCCAGATCCGGAGGCTTTCTTTGACGCAGGCCTGGAGGtaggggagggagagggcctGTTCGTATGTGATTATCGGGCTTGAGAGCTGGCCTTGGGAAGCTGCGTTGTCGAGTTCCGTTTGCAGTTTCCCCAGGGCTAGGGGGTTTGTGATTAGGAAGAGTGTTGCAGTTCGGATTGTGGTCGCTGTTGTATCGGATCCAGCGAAGCTGCAATGGTAAGTAAGAATCAGTATCAGAATCAGTATCCGTGATGGAAGACTCACATCTGCAGGACTGTTtcctgctctgcttcttcctggctCAGTCCATGATTCACAAACGAACCGAGCATATCCGGCCGAGTTTTCCTATCTGGTCCATATCGCTGTGCGACGATTCTCTTCGCGACTCTGATCTTATTAGCCCCATCTGACGTGCCTTGTAGACAGATCATACCCCATTAACAACCCAGCACCCTGCGCATCTGTCGGTTTCGGCATCGCCAATTGACTGATCCCCGGGAGACGCATCACCTTCTCCAAGATGGGCAACGTCGAGAACCACTCAAAGATAGGCAGCATAGCCGTTTGGTTCGCGATATACCCGTGCAAGTCCTCATTATGCTCTAGGAAGCCCATGGGCTCACCGAATGCGACCGCGGTGATAATATCAAGCGTGAGGAACTGACACAGGCGGGCAATATCGACAGCGCGAAAGTCCGTTTGGGACGAGGTATAGTGCTCGCGAATGAGTTTAAAGAAGCTGGTGAGTTGGGCGTCGATGCTCTGTTCCAGGTGGAGGTTTTCTTTTCCGGAATACTATACCGTCTATTAGTTGATACCGACGAACGAGGTGGGGTTTAGTACCCCCGGAACGAGTTTATTTCGCAGCTCGACATGGCGCTCCTCGTCGCGCTCGCAGAAGACGTGGTTGAGGCTGTGGCTGAATGCTGTTGCGTTGTACCAGTCCGACCGCGTATACGGCGAGCGCACGGCGCTGATTTTGCGAATAATGTGCGGATCGTCGGTGACCAGGTCGTTTGGACCGATTCGTGTGAGGTGGCCTATTGTATTTGCATTAATACATGAATACATGAATATATCCATATATCGAAGAGTGCTGGATGATTACCGTACTGCTTGCAGGCCTCGGCGACGTCCAGGTGCATGCGGCCATGTAGGGTGCTCCGCATCATCCACAACTTGGACCAGGCTGCGACCGGGGGTCCGGGGAACTGGCGCAGTCGAAGATATGATCGTAGCGATTGGATGAGCCAGAAAGCAGTTGTGAGGGTGGCAACCCACCCCCATAGGGACAGGCACGGTGCCAGAGAGTCGCCCATACTCTGGAGTCGGGAACAAATTCAACACCAAAGGCCACACAAAGCAACGAACAACGGCATTGTCAGTTGTGCCAAAAGAAACACACAGACCATCACCTGACGTGGAGACTTCATCGTGTCATTTCGTCCATTAGGGGAGTCCTTATTCGCTGTCGCTGCACCGCACTGCCACCACAGCTGCTCGAGGACAGTTCCCCTGCTAAGACTGCAGCTAAACCGTTCTGGATTCGCATTAATAAGTTGGAAAACGTCGTCCCCGCCTGTTGCGAGTCCGAGCCGTCCCGTGCCGTTCCACAACTCGCTCCTGTCCTGCTCTCCTGGAGGCCTGACATCCCAGGGAGGTTCAACCAGCACCATGGTGGAGCACGACCCCGAACAGTTCATCGAAGTCGAGGTACGTCTTATTTCCCAATGGTTTGCAAGAGACAAGGCAACTGACAGCTGCAGGACGACGCCGATTCCACGCTCGGATCGCAAATGTGTGCCCCCACTTGCTGACCCTGACCGCTGCTTTGGGACTGACAATGCCACAGTGCGAGTGAAACATCCTCCCTACAGAGCCTGGTTCTGCAGTTTGAGTATGAAAATGGCCGGTAAATCTCCCTCTAGACTGTTGATTAGTTCATCGCTGTTAATGGTGATCGGCGTAAAGGAGGTACCACTCCTACCAGTCTGGGCGTAAGTGCCAATCCACCCCTGAGTTCAGAACTTCAAAGTCCCGATGCTAACGGCTATCCAGATTATGCCTTTCCCAATGATGAGGTATTTCCCTCTGGACCCCTTCCCAGTTCAGATAGTCTTACCGTGTTCAGGATGAACTGGCCCGCATGGACCTCGAACATCAtatcttcctgctgctgctcgatgGCGAATTGCATTTAGCTCCCGTCAAGACCCCACAGCGCATCCTCGATCTGGGGACCGGCACTGGGATCTGGGCCATTGATGTGGCCGACAAGTATCCGGAGGCCTGTGTCATTGGAACTGATCTGTCGCCGGTGCAGCCTTCATTGTATGTCGGGCATACACCCCACAGCATATGAGCAGGGATCACAACTAATAATACAGCGTCCCTCCCAATCTCGAATTCCAGATCGACAATTTCGAAGACGACTGGACCTTCCGCCGCGACTCGTTCGATCTCATCCACTcccggctgctgctggccagCGTCTCCGACTACCCCAGGCTCCTCAGCCAGGCCCTAAAGTACTCCTCTTCAGCAGAATGTCACGTCAATGATAGCTAACAAAGTACGGTAGGGCCCTCAAACCAGGTGGATACCTGGAAATGCACGAAGTGGATCCCGGCTTCGAATGCGACGACGACTCGATCCCAGAAGACAGCAGCGCACTGCAATGGTCGAACCTGTTCTTCGAGGGGTGCAAGAAGATCGGACACCCGGTTCCCTCGCCGACCGAGTATAAGACGCTGATGGAGGATGCGGGATTCGTCGATGTCAGGCTCAAGGTTGTAAAGCGCCCGTCGAATGTCTgggccaaggagaagaacttgaaGCGGTTGGGTTTGTATACACTTACCAACCATTTGAATGGATTGCATGCATTCACCATCGGTCTGTTTACGAGAGTCCTCGGATGGAGTGTCCCTGAGGTCGAGGTCTTCCTTGCAAAGTGTCGtaaggagtggaaggacAGCTCCATCCATGCCTACCAGAGAGTGTACGTCTATTCTTCTATAATATGTATATCTGCATACTGACCTGTACAGGGTATTTGTTTATGGAAGGAAACCTGATATCTGATTTAACTGAAATTCTATTATCTGCGCTTAAGCCGTCGCAACATACTATACAAAATACCAGAGCTCTGAATAACCTCCCCCCCAGTATCTGCCTGCTCCCCTACCAACTCCCTCATCACCATCTCAAAATACGCCTCACAGTCCACCCTCCCCGGCGCCAATCTACTTGAACTCAGCAACGTCCCCATAACCTGCAAATCATGCACCCTAAGCGCAAGCAAATCCCTAATCTCATCCCCCCAAAGCTCCccatccctcttctccaggaaCGTAATGCCCCTATACATCGAGACCTGGCTCGCATGCCGCCACCTGCCCCAATAATCCACCCAGTCCTTCCAGTCTTCGAACTCCGGCTCATCAATCGACCGCGTCTGCAGCGTATCCGCCCACACCACATCCGCGAATTTATCCTGGATATGCCGGAGTCTCTCGAGCGCGAACTTTGACCAGACGGGCTCGCGCGCCTCCACGCGCCACCGCCATAGCCGGGTCGGTATCCAGAAGCCGATGGTGATTTCGAAGGTTTTGACGCCTTCTTTGGCGATGAAGCGGGCGAGGTGCTCGACTACCATTCGGGACTTTGGGGCGTCGAGGTCGGCGAGATGGGTTCGGACGGGGAGGGTGCCTGATGCTTCGATTCCGATCCACTGGGAGCTGTTCATTTTGTATGGGTTGCTATAAGATTAGATAGGGATACAGTTTCCGGAAAAGGTAGATCTAGGCATTTGAAAGATTGATCAACACTTGGGCATTTATGTAGTTATTGAATGACGGGGATAAAGCGCCACATAACAAAGATATTTCGGTGCTATAAACAAACTATAAAGCTTCTTTCGGCTAGATTCGCTGTTTCAGGATTGACTGTAGTAGACAAAGATATAAGGACCATTATTGCCTTTCAGCACCATCGACCGTTTATCTGGCAGGGTGATATTCACTGCGTAAATCTCATTTCAACAAATTACTGAGTAGTGGACAGTGGAAGTAGCCGAAATAATATGCTATCCTAAACTCCCTGGTCTGCGGTCTGCTTCGATGCCAATTAAACCATAGACCACAATAAATGCCATGGGCCAAACGCCAAAAGTAATAATACGACAATCGATCACCTCATCCCATTATAATTCTCCCCCGACCTCCTAATACTCTCCATCGGGTCCAACAGCGCCCTAACACCACCACCGGGGCTGGCCTCATGCAACGAGCGTCTCCGTTGCTCACGCAAgttcctctccgtctccataAGCATATCCTGGACCTTCCTCGAGCCCGCCGCCGTCTTGACCTCGCCCGAGTTGAGGATGCCCGTCAGCGAGGCCTTGATCATGTTCCCGCAGCCACTTTGGTCGCTTTTTTGTCTTGACGGGGATATCGAAGGGGCGTCGCTGGGGGAGTTGTAGGATATAGAGCGTTTTGTGTCTCTTGGTCGCTCGACTGTGGGGATTTTGTTTGCGGATGCTGAGGGGCGTTTGGTGTGGTTGTCCTCGGACATTGTTGCGATTCTGCGTTGGTCAGGTTAGTTCTCCAGATGTCAGGTTCAGTGGGAATAATACCTTGCACTGTTTTATCGGATATTTACTAGGCCATGTGGTTTAACTGTTATCAAAGAATGGCGTTGTTAGATATCGCGGGGAAACGTGTCCCGGGTTAAATTAGAAATGATGAAAGCAGCCACAGCGAGACAGGCCACCACCTGGAGACCCTCAGTCTGGGAAACCGAATTCACCGAAGCAGGCCGGCCATTGGCCAATTCATGTCTGAGCCATGGAAACCAGCCAGAGTGCCAACCACACAAAGGCTAAAGAGGGTCGGTTGATCATCCGCTGAGCAAGACAGACGTCATTCTTACAGCGAGGCTGAGCTTGGCAGTGGCCAGAACATTCTGTAGGATACATAATAATATTGATTGCACTGAAGAGTACATCATACATAATAAATATCGAGTCAGGGGGGGTCTTTAGAGTACAATGTACACCTCAAGTAGTCCTCCCTGTCGCGGACTTTAAACCGGTATTCATCCCCGCGGTCCAGATACACCACCCTCCCACCGAACCCagccttctcgatctcggtCTTGAAATCCTCCAACGGACTCGCAAACACATCATAGTCATCGTagtggatggggatggtaACATTCGGTTTAACCGTCTTCACCAGCTCCGTCCCCTGCTGCGCATCCATCGTCAGCATCAGCGTGAACGGGTTCATCCACGGGCCAGGCACAGTCGTCCCGCCCAAATGAATCAGCATCAGGTCGAACGTGTCATAGATTCTCGTGGGGATAACGGTCAGCTCCTCGTGCATGAGCGTGTCCCCGGTGATGTAGATCCGGTAGCAGACTTTGAAGTTGAGCGGGTCTTCGCCGTAGCCCATCTCTACAATGTAGCCGTTGGTAGGCGGGGCCTATATGACTTCAATACACTTGCCACGCATAGGACATGCAGGGCTAGATACATACCGCACCAACAAGGTCATTGAACATCTCAACGGCTCTATAGTCAGGCACATGCTTCCCAGGCATCCCAGTGATGCAAAACCCAGGCTTTTCAGGACCCGGTAGATCGCATTTAAGAGTCACCATCATCCGGTGCAACGGCTCCAGCTCGTAGAGGTTAGTAAACGGGTCGTCCTTCGAGCCCAAGATCGATCTCGCATGCGGCGTCGAGATGATCGGCAGGTCTCGCCGCAGGGACTCCTCGACGTGCTGGTCGAAGTGGTCGGCGTGGTAATGCGAGAGCAGGACCACGTCGATGCGCGGCAGCTGATGAAGGTCCACGGCTGGGTTTGTCTTGCGCTGGCTGTATACACCAGGGCCAAGGTGGACGTGGTCGCCAGCGTGCAGGAAGTTTGGCTGGGCTGTTAGTGAATATCTGATCCATGTCGGGAATACCCACATCAGTCATGATCCGGACGCCTTGCCATTCTCTAGTGGTCTCTCAGCATGGTCTCAAGAAACGTATGTTGTCCGTACATAATGGTAGTAGCCGTTCCCACAAAGTAGACAGACCCATTCTCCCCTCCTGGGTCAGAAGGGTGCGTGTTGCTGGCCTTTGGAGTCGGCAGGCTCTTGGGCATGTCTGCCGCAACACCATCTCGAGTCGCGGCCTGGACGTTATCTGGGTCGACGATTATACGCTGCAATAGGGAATAATCTGCCATATTGAACTTGGACGAATTTGGGAAAATACCATGGTCTGGGAGCTTGAAGTTATAGGAGTTGAGTACGTGGTCGTGACGTCAAATAGACAGCACAATTATCTCCTGATAGTTTAACGAACTTAAAGTAGGATACAATAGAACTTTAAGTGATATAGACTTTAACATTCATATACGGCAAGCGAGTGTGGTTGCACGCTGTCCATCGGTTTGTCTGCAGTGATGACAACGGCCGCTGCACTAACAATCATATCCATCTGGCATACATCGCATCACTGGCCAAAGCATAGAACCCTGTTGCCTACACCGGTGTTGGCGTCCCAGTTGCCGTAATAGCCGACGAGGCCTGCTCAATAGACACACCCTGGGGAATAATATCCGGACCAGGGACAGTATAGTCGGTGAGCACCTGGTAAATGTTGACCAAGATACCCGGGTCGGTAGGGGTATAGAAGCTAGTCGCAGCAGCCCCAGATGGCGAAACGCTTCCAGAGCCGGTAATCTTGAGGCTGATACATTGAGGGTAAAGCTGGGCCCCATTCTCGCTGCCAGCGCCGTGTAGGGCGATGATCTCGTGGCGGAGGACATAGTTTCCAGGGGCAATACTCTCCGGGATCtcaaccagccagccatttCCATTCGCAATTAGCTGGTCGTCAGCCCAGACGCCTGGGGGGCTGGAGCCGTCAATAAGCCCCGGGCCATCGATCTTGAAGAACTCCAGCGTCGTCTTGTCAACAGTCGCACAGCTCTCTCCGCAGTTGGCGAGGTAGTCCAGGACAGGCCCGTGATGGCTCTCTGGCCAGGGGTTGGGTTCCCACTGGATGTAGATGCGATCGCCTGCGGCAACCGTAGCATAACCCGCGGCGTTGGTGGCATCGGTGTGACAGATGATGGAGTCGGTACCGGCCTCGTCGGGTGTAACGAACCCGTTAGAGAGGTTAGGCGTCTGCCAGCCAATGTTGACAGGGGGGTCGGAATTATATGGGTCTTCAGATGGGAGCCAGCCACGGTAGTAGACGCCATTCACGACGATGCCGGAGACATAACCGTGCGCGGCTGCCTGTCTAGCGGCAGAGAGCAGAGTAAGGACAACTGGGATACAAGCTTTCATTGTGACTTGCGAGGAATGATATGCTGTGCATCTTTCCTGGTTGGGGGCTGGATCTACTTGGTCTTTTATATCTTTCCGTTACCTACtggggatgaagctggcACCCCCAGACCTATCTAGGCATATGACTGATGTCGTGATAATGGACGAGCGCTCTTCATGTTGTCGGACCACCGGCACTCCTGCAGAATACACAACGCAACTGGGGGGCAGCCAGGGCAGGGGTGTTTTCCATCTTAGCTCCTGGTTTGATTCGTGCGTATATATTAAAAGCTCGTAACATGGCGGGGCAGTAGGCGCCTGGTTAGCCTTTAATATGTTCTGCAGAACTATCCTTGTTTCCCCACGGAGGAATCCCTGGCAGCTCCGGGGTGATTCTACAGGATTGTCCGTTTTGGATGCGGATATCAACTGTCAACACCGCAGCCGAGACCCGGCAATCTTCCCCTGCTGCGTTGGGGGGTACTCATTCCCGGTCTTAATCGTCCTCAAACAGGCTCAAGATGTCAGATGATAGGCCAAAGCGCTTCGGGTGGGACACGTCCTGCTCTTTAATTTCTCCGGTACATCTCCATTCCGATGCCTTTGTAGGTGTTCAGGCATATTGTACCAAGCACCGATGGAAAACGACACATGATATGCACCGTGCCACCAATGGGCGGGTCCAGATGTCCTGCCAATGGCTCCCAAGGCCGTCGAGATGTTAAAACAACTGGTTGAAATTCCTCCAGTAGAAGTATCACTAATATCGCTCGTCCCAGTGCTCGGGCCTGTTTCGGCACTCTGGTAACAAGGAGAGAGTTTTTTACATCGATAGGCAGGGATATTCGGGACCTTCACGCTTTCCACGACAGTCATGCGCAAGCGTGTTGTATTATATTGATCGGGAATACTTGTATATATCCAAAGGTAGACAACAGACCTTATGCGAGTAGTGCTAGTACTACGTCCTTATTCCTTGATCTGTTTCTTGTGAAATACATCTAGACTCATCAGCATTGAATATCAGCAATCCGGATTCGACTTACTAGGTACCTCTGGCATCCAGGTAGCCCGATCACGACAGAAGAACTCTCCTTTGGGCGGCAAGGCCTCCGGGTCGTCGAGGGATCCAACAACAAGATACCGGAATTGGTCCTTCACAGCATCCTACACCAGGCAGTCAGTAATTAACTCTTCAAAAAGGGATGATCGGTAACCTACCCCATACTCGCAAATAAAGCTACCACAGTTATCACAGAATTCTCGATGCACGACCGATCCAGAGCCGTTATCCTGGGCGAACTCCTTGGTCCGGCCCGCTGTGATTTGCAGAGCACCCTTGGGGATTTTCGCTGTCAACCCGTAGTTTGTGCCAAATGCTTTCTACTCCAGATTAATACTATTCCACTAAATACATAGGCAGTGCGTACCTTGCAACTACTGCAGTGGCATAAAGATGTCCTGGCGTCGTCGGGCGACGACAGGTTCAGTTCATATTGGATTCTGCGGCAGGTGCAGGAACCAGCGTAGGAGGGCATCTTGACGACTAAATCTAGTATTTTCCGCTGAAGCGATAGGCTCATGGGTAAGGACCTTGAAGGTGTAAATGTGCTGCTGGGACTTCCAAGGCGTGGTCGGCTGTTTACTTGCATGTTCGTAACCTTGACGTCATCCAAGCTCAACCGTTTACTGTACTATAACTACATCATATATTTACCGGTAGGTTTATGCTTATATCGGTGGCTAACTGTGTTTCGGTGGTAGCTTGACGGCATCCTTTTTCGTTGTTGGagccaaatatatataaattgcAGCCATGGGACAGACATTAGCTTATACGTTGGGAAGGAAGAGTGAGGCAAAGCAGTAGTCGTTCTTTCCCAGATTTGATATTACATTCATCGCACCTTCTCTGCTAGGAATACCTGGTCTACAGGTGAGGAAAGTACAGAGAGTGCCCTGGTGCTCCTGCTATTTCGGGACAGTCACCATAGTTGGTACATCCTGATGACGGATAAAGTGTGCAATGTTGCTACGCTAAACTATAAAAGTCTTCTACTCCATAAAGAAATAAGCTAATGCGTGTACTGTACAGTACTGCACTCCACAGTGGGGTAATCCTCCCCTTTAAATCTGCAGCCCAGCGACACCACGATCTCCAGCCTGCACTGCTACTGCCATAGCCGAAAAGACACCTGCACATACACGGCCTGAGTGGTGAAATAATTCCGAAGCATGCCGAACATTCCTAGCACAGCCAAACCTAAGAAGAAGCGCGCCCGGCCTCTTCCCGCACACGTCGTCGCTCGCAATCTCGCAATCGAGAAGCGCCGCCGGGGCGAACTGAATGAAGATTTTCTGGTATAGTGTCTGATGACTTCATAATACTTCATGCCCGTACCGAAAGCGACTGGCTGATTCATGTAGAACCTGGCGCGTCTAGTGCCGAGTCTGGCGGATACACGGCGCCTGTCAAAGGTGCTAATTGTCAATGAAAGTTTTCGGCATCTCCGAAGGCAGCGGGACATGTGCATCGCTGCAGGCCGTGACATGCAGGATCTCCTGGCCGAGAACAACCGGCTGGTAGCGGAAGTCACTGCTCTGCGTGCACAAGCTGGGTTCACGGGGATAGCACCTTGCGCCCCCCGGCCCATCACAGAGCCAATGACCGAACTGATGAGT is a window of Aspergillus puulaauensis MK2 DNA, chromosome 4, nearly complete sequence DNA encoding:
- a CDS encoding lytic polysaccharide monooxygenase auxiliary activity family 9 protein (CAZy:AA9;~COG:G;~EggNog:ENOG410PNFI;~InterPro:IPR005103;~PFAM:PF03443;~SECRETED:SignalP(1-20)) — protein: MKACIPVVLTLLSAARQAAAHGYVSGIVVNGVYYRGWLPSEDPYNSDPPVNIGWQTPNLSNGFVTPDEAGTDSIICHTDATNAAGYATVAAGDRIYIQWEPNPWPESHHGPVLDYLANCGESCATVDKTTLEFFKIDGPGLIDGSSPPGVWADDQLIANGNGWLVEIPESIAPGNYVLRHEIIALHGAGSENGAQLYPQCISLKITGSGSVSPSGAAATSFYTPTDPGILVNIYQVLTDYTVPGPDIIPQGVSIEQASSAITATGTPTPV
- a CDS encoding uncharacterized protein (COG:S;~EggNog:ENOG410Q1QK), yielding MSEDNHTKRPSASANKIPTVERPRDTKRSISYNSPSDAPSISPSRQKSDQSGCGNMIKASLTGILNSGEVKTAAGSRKVQDMLMETERNLREQRRRSLHEASPGGGVRALLDPMESIRRSGENYNGMR
- a CDS encoding class I SAM-dependent methyltransferase (COG:S;~EggNog:ENOG410PH04;~InterPro:IPR029063;~PFAM:PF13649,PF13489,PF08242,PF08241,PF13847), which translates into the protein MVEHDPEQFIEVEDDADSTLGSQIASETSSLQSLVLQFEYENGRRYHSYQSGHYAFPNDEDELARMDLEHHIFLLLLDGELHLAPVKTPQRILDLGTGTGIWAIDVADKYPEACVIGTDLSPVQPSFVPPNLEFQIDNFEDDWTFRRDSFDLIHSRLLLASVSDYPRLLSQALKALKPGGYLEMHEVDPGFECDDDSIPEDSSALQWSNLFFEGCKKIGHPVPSPTEYKTLMEDAGFVDVRLKVVKRPSNVWAKEKNLKRLGLYTLTNHLNGLHAFTIGLFTRVLGWSVPEVEVFLAKCRKEWKDSSIHAYQRVVFVYGRKPDI
- a CDS encoding cytochrome P450 (COG:Q;~EggNog:ENOG410PGTM;~InterPro:IPR001128,IPR002401,IPR036396;~PFAM:PF00067;~go_function: GO:0005506 - iron ion binding [Evidence IEA];~go_function: GO:0016705 - oxidoreductase activity, acting on paired donors, with incorporation or reduction of molecular oxygen [Evidence IEA];~go_function: GO:0020037 - heme binding [Evidence IEA];~go_process: GO:0055114 - oxidation-reduction process [Evidence IEA]); this encodes MGDSLAPCLSLWGWVATLTTAFWLIQSLRSYLRLRQFPGPPVAAWSKLWMMRSTLHGRMHLDVAEACKQYGHLTRIGPNDLVTDDPHIIRKISAVRSPYTRSDWYNATAFSHSLNHVFCERDEERHVELRNKLVPGYSGKENLHLEQSIDAQLTSFFKLIREHYTSSQTDFRAVDIARLCQFLTLDIITAVAFGEPMGFLEHNEDLHGYIANQTAMLPIFEWFSTLPILEKVMRLPGISQLAMPKPTDAQGAGLLMGVAKRIVAQRYGPDRKTRPDMLGSFVNHGLSQEEAEQETVLQIFAGSDTTATTIRTATLFLITNPLALGKLQTELDNAASQGQLSSPIITYEQALSLPYLQACVKESLRIWPPVVGLMQKIVPPDGDTLDGRFVPGGTQIGYSGWGVHRDTNVFGSDAELYRPDRWVEAGEEQLLSMNRTMDLVFGSGRYACLGKQVALIEVSKAIAEIFLRYDIVLIDPSRPWQSVNRNGLFLQSDMMVQISERERSNLDQ
- a CDS encoding MBL fold metallo-hydrolase (COG:S;~EggNog:ENOG410PIZP;~InterPro:IPR036866,IPR001279;~PFAM:PF13483,PF12706); amino-acid sequence: MADYSLLQRIIVDPDNVQAATRDGVAADMPKSLPTPKASNTHPSDPGGENGSVYFVGTATTIIEWQGVRIMTDPNFLHAGDHVHLGPGVYSQRKTNPAVDLHQLPRIDVVLLSHYHADHFDQHVEESLRRDLPIISTPHARSILGSKDDPFTNLYELEPLHRMMVTLKCDLPGPEKPGFCITGMPGKHVPDYRAVEMFNDLVGAAPPTNGYIVEMGYGEDPLNFKVCYRIYITGDTLMHEELTVIPTRIYDTFDLMLIHLGGTTVPGPWMNPFTLMLTMDAQQGTELVKTVKPNVTIPIHYDDYDVFASPLEDFKTEIEKAGFGGRVVYLDRGDEYRFKVRDREDYLRCTLYSKDPP
- a CDS encoding GFA family protein (COG:S;~EggNog:ENOG410PNTF;~InterPro:IPR011057,IPR006913;~PFAM:PF04828;~go_function: GO:0016846 - carbon-sulfur lyase activity [Evidence IEA]), giving the protein MPSYAGSCTCRRIQYELNLSSPDDARTSLCHCSSCKKAFGTNYGLTAKIPKGALQITAGRTKEFAQDNGSGSVVHREFCDNCGSFICEYGDAVKDQFRYLVVGSLDDPEALPPKGEFFCRDRATWMPEVPNVFHKKQIKE